The following coding sequences are from one Deltaproteobacteria bacterium window:
- the tig gene encoding trigger factor, whose protein sequence is MKSSIETVSPVERKIHVEVEPERVLAELDTAYRTLSRQVKIEGFRPGKVPRHILERRFKAQVEADVAQTLVERTYRDVIVEQKLDVVSSPTVDALPMLKLGEPFKYDARVEVRPVITAKDYTGLSVKRGKHEVTAKTVDEEIEKVQKSFAQTVPLTGRDVAQKDDLAVIDFDATIDGQPFQGNKGENTTVEVTEGDFVRGEVGQVEGMKVGSEKTIDYTFPADFRIKQAAGKLAKITLKLKELKTKQLPKIDDELAKDANLGTTAAEMREKIEAALKANAKAEKDRETRTALVQALIAKNAFDCPKAMIERGIDAMVEGGVERMAQQGIDVRQLGLDLGKLREELRGKAEEEVRGALLLEAVAKQEKVEPTEAEIDKRLEEMAKENEVPLERVRDLFKRPERREGLVIRLREEKTIAFLESKAKVEET, encoded by the coding sequence ATGAAGAGCTCGATCGAGACCGTGTCGCCCGTGGAGCGCAAGATCCACGTGGAGGTGGAGCCGGAGCGCGTGCTCGCCGAGCTCGACACCGCGTACCGCACCCTCTCGCGGCAGGTGAAGATCGAGGGCTTCCGCCCGGGCAAGGTTCCGCGCCACATCCTGGAGCGCCGCTTCAAGGCCCAGGTCGAGGCCGACGTGGCCCAGACGCTGGTGGAGCGCACCTACCGCGACGTGATCGTGGAGCAGAAGCTCGACGTGGTGAGCTCGCCCACCGTCGACGCGCTGCCCATGCTCAAGCTCGGCGAGCCCTTCAAGTACGACGCCCGCGTGGAAGTGCGCCCGGTCATCACCGCCAAGGACTACACCGGCCTCTCGGTGAAGCGCGGCAAGCACGAGGTCACCGCGAAGACCGTCGACGAGGAGATCGAGAAGGTCCAGAAGAGCTTCGCCCAGACCGTCCCGCTCACCGGCCGCGACGTGGCCCAGAAGGACGACCTCGCGGTCATCGACTTCGACGCCACCATCGACGGCCAGCCCTTCCAGGGCAACAAGGGCGAGAACACCACGGTGGAAGTGACCGAGGGCGACTTCGTCCGCGGCGAGGTGGGCCAGGTCGAAGGCATGAAGGTCGGCAGCGAGAAGACCATCGACTACACCTTCCCCGCCGACTTCCGCATCAAGCAGGCCGCGGGCAAGCTCGCCAAGATCACCTTGAAGCTGAAGGAGCTGAAGACCAAGCAGCTCCCCAAGATCGACGACGAGCTGGCCAAGGACGCCAACCTGGGCACCACCGCGGCCGAGATGCGCGAGAAGATCGAGGCCGCGCTCAAGGCGAACGCCAAGGCCGAGAAGGACCGCGAGACCCGGACCGCGCTGGTGCAGGCCCTCATCGCCAAGAACGCCTTCGACTGCCCCAAGGCCATGATCGAGCGCGGCATCGACGCCATGGTCGAGGGCGGCGTGGAGCGCATGGCCCAGCAGGGCATCGACGTGCGCCAGCTGGGCCTGGACCTGGGCAAGCTCCGCGAGGAGCTGCGTGGCAAGGCCGAGGAAGAGGTCCGCGGCGCGCTGCTGCTCGAGGCCGTGGCCAAGCAGGAGAAGGTGGAGCCCACCGAGGCCGAGATCGACAAGCGGCTCGAGGAGATGGCCAAGGAGAACGAGGTCCCGCTGGAGCGCGTGCGCGACCTGTTCAAGCGCCCGGAGCGTCGCGAGGGGCTCGTCATCCGCCTGCGCGAGGAGAAGACGATCGCGTTCCTGGAGTCGAAGGCCAAGGTGGAAGAGACCTGA
- a CDS encoding RluA family pseudouridine synthase — translation MQTFRISEDQSGQRLDKFVRKILAGVPLSAVYKLIRTKTIRVNGARAEGNQLLKAGDEVLFRVDPDKLKGPRPEGENKSEAKPTKLQGVTVLYEDDHVLAIDKASGMAVHPGSGIVDGTVVDEVRAYLGPRAVRNEFAASPAHRLDRETSGVLLVAKTRRAMVRLTEIFTEGSAHKTYLTVAKGKLPREKGTIDIPLQEHQQTSRSKELHGVRMQPAITHYTRLAHTPQVSLLACTIETGRTHQIRRHLAAIGHPVVGDNKHGDFPFNREAKAKWGVKRMFLHAFQIELANPIHGGKLKVVAPLPTELRSALKRMNLQLPPEYDARTKAPEPPADPS, via the coding sequence GTGCAGACGTTCCGCATCAGCGAGGATCAATCCGGCCAGCGGCTCGACAAGTTCGTCCGCAAGATCCTGGCCGGCGTGCCGCTCTCGGCCGTCTACAAGCTCATCCGCACCAAGACCATTCGCGTGAACGGCGCGCGCGCCGAGGGAAATCAGCTCCTCAAGGCCGGCGACGAGGTCCTGTTCCGCGTGGATCCGGACAAGCTCAAGGGTCCGCGGCCCGAAGGCGAGAACAAGTCCGAAGCCAAGCCGACCAAGCTGCAAGGCGTGACCGTCCTCTACGAAGACGACCACGTGCTCGCCATCGACAAGGCCTCGGGGATGGCTGTGCATCCCGGCTCGGGCATCGTCGACGGCACGGTCGTCGACGAGGTGCGCGCGTACCTCGGGCCACGCGCGGTGCGAAACGAGTTCGCGGCCTCGCCGGCGCATCGGTTGGATCGCGAGACGAGCGGCGTGCTGCTGGTGGCCAAGACGCGCCGGGCGATGGTCCGGCTCACGGAGATCTTCACCGAGGGCAGCGCGCACAAGACCTACCTCACCGTGGCCAAGGGCAAGCTCCCGCGCGAAAAAGGGACCATCGACATCCCGCTGCAGGAGCACCAGCAAACCTCGCGCTCCAAGGAGCTGCACGGCGTGCGCATGCAGCCGGCGATCACCCACTACACGCGGCTGGCGCACACGCCGCAGGTCTCGCTGCTGGCGTGCACGATTGAGACGGGCCGCACGCACCAGATCCGCCGGCACCTGGCTGCGATTGGGCATCCCGTCGTGGGCGACAACAAGCACGGCGACTTCCCGTTCAACCGCGAGGCCAAGGCCAAGTGGGGCGTGAAGCGGATGTTCCTGCACGCGTTCCAGATCGAGCTCGCGAACCCGATCCACGGCGGCAAGCTGAAGGTGGTGGCGCCGCTGCCGACCGAGCTGCGGAGCGCGCTCAAGCGCATGAACCTGCAACTTCCGCCCGAATACGACGCTCGGACCAAGGCCCCCGAGCCGCCAGCGGATCCAAGCTGA
- a CDS encoding GMC family oxidoreductase N-terminal domain-containing protein, with protein MVGAGAAGAVIAARMTERSERQVLLLEAGPDYPDMDQLPSDLVDGTRNSQRRHDWGYSHHPSPHAITLPMPRGKVVGGSSAVNTCIALRGAPADYDEWAALGLPDWTWEKCLPAFKRLEDDRDVQNEWHGQGGPVPIRRHPRSELVPWQAAFLDGCRELGLPEASDSNDPTTSGYGPHAMNKLHNVRQSAARCYLTPAVRARPNLTIAANTIVHRVVVEHGRAVGVDVEQSGVRSTLHAKRIVLCGGAIATPGILLRSGIGPAAEVTRLGATPLVENPAVGSRLLDHPGVAIFFQPLWGYSSDHPLIQNVFRFTSQGSTVPNDMQVQPGSHVPLPWFSLPFFTLAVCLGKPRVAGTMRFRSADPRAKVDIESNFLTDPADLARAMEALQVMVALGQTKAMRALGTFFFPSERVVTNPELLEPWIQKRCGSGFHPSGSVPMGPDGSPDAATDGRGRVRGLEALLVADASLMPTIPSANTHLATLMIGERFGAWLRDGEL; from the coding sequence ATCGTAGGCGCAGGCGCCGCAGGCGCGGTGATCGCCGCGCGCATGACCGAGCGCAGCGAGCGCCAGGTGCTGCTCCTCGAGGCCGGTCCCGACTATCCGGACATGGATCAGCTGCCGTCCGATCTCGTCGACGGCACGCGCAACTCGCAGCGTCGCCACGACTGGGGCTACAGCCACCACCCGTCGCCGCACGCCATCACCCTGCCCATGCCGCGCGGAAAGGTGGTCGGCGGCTCGTCGGCGGTGAACACCTGCATCGCCCTGCGCGGCGCGCCGGCCGACTACGACGAGTGGGCCGCGCTCGGGCTGCCCGACTGGACGTGGGAGAAGTGTCTGCCCGCCTTCAAGCGCCTCGAGGACGATCGCGACGTCCAGAACGAATGGCACGGCCAGGGCGGCCCGGTGCCCATTCGGCGCCACCCGCGCTCGGAGCTGGTGCCCTGGCAGGCGGCGTTCCTCGACGGCTGTCGCGAGCTGGGCCTGCCCGAGGCCTCCGACTCGAACGATCCCACGACGAGCGGCTACGGCCCGCACGCGATGAACAAGCTCCACAACGTGCGCCAGAGCGCCGCGCGCTGCTACCTCACGCCTGCGGTGCGCGCCCGGCCAAACCTGACCATCGCCGCGAACACGATCGTGCATCGCGTGGTGGTGGAGCACGGTCGCGCGGTGGGCGTCGACGTGGAGCAGAGCGGCGTGCGCTCCACGCTCCACGCCAAGCGCATCGTGCTCTGCGGCGGTGCCATCGCCACGCCGGGAATCCTGCTGCGCTCGGGGATCGGGCCCGCGGCCGAGGTCACGCGGCTCGGCGCCACGCCGCTCGTGGAGAACCCCGCGGTGGGTTCGCGGCTGCTGGATCACCCGGGCGTGGCGATCTTCTTCCAGCCGCTCTGGGGCTACAGCTCGGATCACCCGCTGATCCAGAACGTGTTCCGCTTCACCTCGCAGGGCAGCACCGTGCCCAACGACATGCAGGTGCAGCCGGGCTCGCACGTACCGCTGCCGTGGTTCTCGCTGCCGTTCTTCACGCTCGCGGTGTGTCTGGGCAAGCCGCGCGTCGCAGGCACGATGCGCTTCCGCTCGGCGGATCCGCGCGCCAAGGTCGACATCGAGTCCAACTTCCTCACCGACCCGGCCGACCTCGCGCGTGCCATGGAGGCGCTGCAGGTCATGGTGGCGCTGGGCCAGACGAAGGCCATGCGCGCCCTGGGCACGTTTTTCTTTCCGAGCGAGCGCGTGGTCACGAATCCAGAGCTGCTCGAGCCGTGGATCCAGAAGCGCTGCGGCTCGGGCTTTCATCCCTCGGGCTCGGTGCCCATGGGGCCCGACGGATCGCCCGACGCCGCCACCGACGGCCGCGGGCGCGTGCGCGGCTTGGAAGCGCTGCTCGTCGCCGACGCGAGCTTGATGCCCACCATCCCCAGCGCCAACACGCACCTGGCGACCTTGATGATCGGCGAGCGCTTCGGCGCCTGGCTCCGCGACGGCGAGCTCTGA
- a CDS encoding MBL fold metallo-hydrolase, with translation MARVDVELGPSGMRLSSYPLWLDAPRKQELAFVSHAHADHIARHARVIATRPTLALMASRLGKLEEPLSVPYRQPFELGPLTLELFSAGHVLGSAQLRVTREGRSVVYTGDLNVHGSLTAEPVEVAACDVLVIEATFGHPRYVFPPRAEVFGLLRRFVERCFASGQSPVVLGYALGKSQEAIRCLGEAGFGLAAHATIHEVCELYRENGVTLPPVRRFDGELHEREVLFLPPNLRRSGALEKLRQPRTVMLTGWALDGGHGKGRGADELLPLSDHADFPGLVDYALRTGAKKVFTVHGHCEHLAQALRARGLDARPLQASAQLELF, from the coding sequence ATGGCCCGCGTGGACGTCGAGCTCGGCCCCTCGGGGATGCGGCTCTCGAGCTATCCCTTGTGGCTGGACGCGCCGCGGAAGCAGGAGCTGGCCTTCGTCTCCCACGCGCACGCGGACCACATCGCCAGGCACGCGCGGGTCATCGCCACCCGGCCGACGCTCGCGCTCATGGCCTCGCGCCTGGGCAAGCTCGAAGAGCCGCTCTCCGTGCCCTACCGGCAGCCGTTCGAGCTCGGGCCGTTGACGCTGGAGCTGTTCTCCGCCGGGCACGTGCTGGGCTCGGCGCAGCTCCGGGTGACGCGCGAAGGACGATCCGTCGTCTACACCGGCGACTTGAACGTCCACGGCAGCCTCACCGCGGAGCCGGTCGAGGTTGCGGCGTGCGACGTGCTCGTCATCGAGGCCACGTTCGGACACCCGCGCTACGTCTTCCCGCCGCGCGCCGAGGTGTTTGGCCTGCTGCGCCGCTTCGTGGAGAGGTGCTTCGCCAGTGGCCAGTCGCCGGTGGTGCTCGGCTACGCGCTGGGCAAGAGCCAGGAGGCGATCCGCTGTCTGGGCGAGGCCGGCTTCGGGCTCGCGGCGCACGCCACCATCCACGAGGTCTGCGAGCTCTACCGCGAGAACGGCGTCACGCTGCCGCCGGTGCGTCGCTTCGACGGCGAGCTGCACGAGCGCGAGGTGCTCTTCCTGCCGCCGAACCTGCGTCGGAGCGGTGCGCTGGAGAAGCTGCGCCAACCTCGAACCGTGATGCTCACGGGCTGGGCGCTGGACGGCGGTCACGGCAAGGGCCGCGGCGCCGACGAGCTCCTGCCGCTCTCCGACCACGCCGACTTCCCCGGGCTGGTGGACTACGCGCTGCGCACCGGCGCGAAGAAGGTCTTCACCGTGCACGGCCACTGCGAGCACCTGGCCCAGGCTCTGCGCGCCCGCGGTCTCGATGCGCGGCCGCTCCAGGCCAGCGCCCAGCTCGAACTCTTCTAG
- a CDS encoding bifunctional nuclease family protein gives MRAMLAAVVLVSGLGVGVVAAPLARKVTAAPAAPAPAPAAKMTELRVRDVVPLASVHQAAVILTPVEGDMIVPVLISEDEGEQLSKLLRGKASEGGLLRQALSKIGGKLVRVELMALQGDSVTAQAIVDTGGHSVTLQGSAADTIGLAVEKHVPVMASKAVMDGLGLTREQIRALVRGQPDGDDDSPSQPGQGKSGGEKEISPGDTNSISL, from the coding sequence ATGCGGGCGATGCTGGCGGCGGTGGTGTTGGTCTCCGGGCTCGGCGTCGGCGTGGTCGCTGCGCCGCTCGCTCGAAAGGTGACGGCCGCACCGGCTGCGCCCGCGCCGGCGCCCGCGGCGAAGATGACGGAGCTGCGCGTGCGCGACGTGGTGCCGCTCGCCTCTGTGCACCAGGCGGCGGTGATCCTCACGCCCGTCGAGGGCGACATGATCGTTCCGGTGCTCATCTCCGAGGATGAGGGCGAGCAGCTCTCGAAGCTGCTGCGCGGCAAGGCCTCGGAGGGCGGGCTCCTGCGGCAGGCGCTGTCGAAGATCGGCGGCAAGCTGGTGCGCGTGGAGCTGATGGCGCTGCAGGGTGACTCGGTGACCGCGCAGGCCATCGTCGACACCGGCGGGCACAGCGTGACCCTCCAGGGCAGCGCCGCGGACACCATCGGCCTCGCCGTGGAGAAGCACGTACCGGTGATGGCCAGCAAGGCCGTGATGGACGGCCTCGGGCTCACCCGCGAGCAGATCCGCGCGCTCGTCCGCGGCCAGCCCGACGGCGACGACGACTCGCCCAGCCAGCCCGGCCAGGGAAAGTCCGGCGGCGAGAAGGAGATCTCGCCGGGAGACACCAACTCCATCTCGCTGTAA
- a CDS encoding ribonuclease H-like domain-containing protein, with amino-acid sequence MIERTFQLIRTIGPAREKDLWRRGVMTWADLPENQVTCSEKIDPFLREAIAKARAALEAKDLAALLELIPARERWRLFPHFAHEAAYLDIETDGTRDTAEITAIGVLHRGQVRSFVNGFNLDDFPTFAADMKLLVTFNGSCFDVPVLERAFRGLKLPTAHIDVRFAGRHAGIDGGLKSIEKEMGLERPLHLQGINGFEAVRLWRAWRDTGDRAALLTMIEYNLYDAVQLKPVLERVYNRMRERELSGAEPLPETERGDWLYDLSKQVARFAA; translated from the coding sequence ATGATCGAGCGCACCTTCCAGCTCATCCGCACCATCGGGCCCGCGCGCGAGAAGGATCTCTGGCGCCGCGGGGTGATGACCTGGGCGGATCTGCCCGAGAACCAGGTGACCTGCTCGGAGAAGATCGACCCGTTCTTGCGCGAGGCCATCGCCAAGGCGCGCGCGGCGCTCGAGGCGAAGGACCTGGCGGCGCTGCTGGAGCTGATTCCCGCGCGCGAGCGGTGGCGGCTCTTCCCGCACTTCGCGCACGAGGCCGCGTACCTCGACATCGAGACCGACGGCACCCGCGACACCGCGGAGATCACCGCCATCGGCGTGCTGCACCGCGGCCAGGTGCGGTCCTTCGTGAACGGCTTCAACCTCGACGACTTCCCGACCTTCGCCGCGGATATGAAGCTTTTGGTTACATTCAACGGCAGCTGCTTCGACGTGCCGGTGCTGGAGCGGGCCTTTCGCGGGCTGAAGCTGCCCACTGCGCACATCGACGTGCGGTTCGCGGGGCGGCATGCGGGCATCGACGGCGGGCTCAAGTCCATCGAGAAGGAGATGGGGCTGGAGCGGCCGCTGCATCTGCAAGGCATCAACGGCTTCGAGGCGGTGCGGCTCTGGCGCGCCTGGCGGGACACGGGCGACCGCGCGGCGCTGCTGACGATGATCGAGTACAACCTCTACGACGCCGTGCAGCTCAAGCCGGTGCTGGAGCGCGTGTACAACCGGATGCGCGAGCGCGAGCTCTCCGGCGCCGAGCCGCTGCCCGAGACCGAGCGCGGCGACTGGCTCTACGACCTCAGCAAGCAGGTCGCGCGGTTCGCCGCTTAA
- a CDS encoding (deoxy)nucleoside triphosphate pyrophosphohydrolase, translating to MSENRKRLHVVAALIERDGLFFAAQRPANTARGGLWEFPGGKVEPGETPQAALAREIHEELGCVVEVGALVSTNHHDYPDLALTLDLFRCRLVSGEPQARQGQALRWGTAEELRTLAFAEADVPFLPLLSKLP from the coding sequence TTGAGCGAGAACCGCAAGCGCCTGCACGTGGTGGCCGCGCTCATCGAGCGCGACGGCCTCTTCTTCGCCGCGCAGCGTCCCGCGAACACCGCGCGCGGTGGGCTCTGGGAGTTCCCCGGCGGCAAGGTGGAGCCCGGCGAGACGCCCCAGGCGGCGTTGGCGCGCGAGATCCACGAGGAGCTGGGCTGCGTGGTGGAAGTCGGCGCGCTGGTCTCGACGAACCACCACGACTACCCCGACCTGGCGCTGACGCTGGACTTGTTCCGGTGCCGGCTGGTGTCGGGAGAGCCTCAGGCGCGTCAGGGGCAGGCCCTACGCTGGGGAACAGCCGAAGAGTTGCGTACGCTGGCGTTTGCAGAAGCCGACGTGCCGTTCCTGCCGCTGCTTTCGAAGCTGCCCTGA
- a CDS encoding PQQ-binding-like beta-propeller repeat protein has product MTRGGAFASALALGLLGCAAQAAEQGQANPAARLITKRDHFAAEQLDSSQLPKAGSDAVFSVSWRRQLTEPEFLEWTPREFMRPAVDDSGRVYVASRDGFVRALDQDGVLLWEHPVKGPFFGGITVEGDKVLVPTGDGALLALSTADGSQRWIYRANEELGTRPVVANGIVYVASFSDSIFAVDVETGAWKWQYRRDVAAEFTIRGAGTPAIDGDKLFLGFSDGAAMCFDAADGSVKWTRQLSTAHQFPDAHASPQVDDQGHVYFASYTSGVFQLDETTGATVWTNAIAGVTNLLLDGDDLFTGSATAIARLSAADGATHWQLPVPEGYAGEPTLLSRYLIVPTTRALAFIDRKSGAPKRVFDPGRGISAPPAVNRNALYVLSNFGYLYALSVARPPG; this is encoded by the coding sequence GTGACCCGAGGGGGCGCGTTCGCGAGCGCACTGGCGCTCGGGCTTCTGGGGTGCGCCGCGCAAGCGGCCGAGCAGGGCCAGGCCAACCCGGCCGCGCGGCTCATCACCAAGCGCGACCACTTCGCGGCCGAGCAGCTCGACTCCAGCCAGCTGCCCAAGGCCGGCTCGGACGCCGTGTTCAGCGTCAGCTGGCGCCGCCAGCTCACCGAGCCGGAGTTCCTGGAGTGGACGCCGCGCGAGTTCATGCGCCCTGCGGTCGACGACTCGGGCCGCGTGTACGTGGCCAGCCGCGACGGCTTCGTGCGCGCCCTCGACCAGGACGGCGTGCTGCTCTGGGAGCACCCCGTGAAGGGCCCGTTCTTTGGCGGCATCACCGTCGAGGGCGACAAGGTCCTCGTGCCCACCGGCGACGGCGCTCTCCTCGCGCTCTCCACGGCGGACGGCAGCCAGCGCTGGATCTACCGCGCGAACGAGGAGCTGGGCACGCGGCCCGTCGTCGCCAACGGCATCGTCTACGTGGCCAGCTTCTCGGACTCGATCTTCGCGGTGGACGTGGAGACCGGCGCCTGGAAGTGGCAGTACCGCCGCGACGTGGCCGCGGAGTTCACCATCCGCGGCGCGGGCACGCCGGCCATCGACGGCGACAAGCTCTTCCTCGGCTTCTCCGACGGCGCGGCGATGTGCTTCGACGCCGCCGACGGCAGCGTGAAGTGGACGCGCCAGCTCTCCACCGCGCACCAGTTTCCGGACGCCCACGCCAGCCCGCAGGTCGACGACCAGGGCCACGTGTACTTCGCCTCGTACACCAGCGGCGTGTTCCAGCTCGACGAGACCACGGGCGCCACCGTCTGGACCAACGCCATCGCCGGCGTGACCAACCTGCTCCTCGACGGCGATGACCTCTTCACCGGCAGCGCCACCGCGATCGCGCGGCTGTCCGCGGCGGATGGGGCCACGCACTGGCAGCTGCCCGTGCCCGAGGGCTACGCGGGCGAGCCGACGCTGCTCTCGCGCTACCTCATCGTGCCCACCACGCGCGCGCTGGCCTTCATCGATCGCAAGAGCGGCGCCCCCAAGCGCGTGTTCGACCCCGGCCGCGGCATCTCCGCGCCGCCGGCCGTGAACCGCAACGCGCTCTACGTGCTCTCGAACTTCGGCTACCTCTACGCGCTGAGCGTGGCCCGGCCGCCGGGTTGA
- a CDS encoding tetratricopeptide repeat protein, whose protein sequence is MAKKDELKAPDAFLKASMGIWDQVAANSKQIGIGLAVVAAGAIAFAAVDAHQANARTAAGADLGKALKVAARPVAGEEEEKPETPPPADEAPFKTDAEKQAAIASAMKEVIAKHPGTDAAHSALLPLGDAQLKLGQLDDAQRSYTEFVSGAGDDTAMRSLAELGLAKVAEAKKDYAAAATAYETLQRDAPHSFLKDRAALGKARMLELQGKKQDAANAYADVKDGFANSDASREAGDRLAMLATEGVKPPPRAVAATPDGGVPFNPIPSKAE, encoded by the coding sequence GTGGCCAAGAAAGACGAGCTCAAGGCACCCGACGCGTTCCTGAAGGCCAGCATGGGCATCTGGGACCAGGTCGCCGCCAACAGCAAGCAGATCGGCATCGGCTTGGCTGTGGTGGCCGCCGGCGCGATCGCCTTCGCCGCCGTGGATGCTCACCAGGCCAACGCGCGCACCGCCGCCGGCGCCGATCTGGGCAAGGCCCTGAAGGTCGCCGCGCGCCCGGTGGCCGGCGAAGAGGAAGAGAAGCCGGAGACCCCGCCGCCCGCCGACGAGGCCCCGTTCAAGACCGACGCCGAGAAGCAGGCCGCCATCGCCTCGGCCATGAAGGAAGTGATCGCCAAGCACCCCGGCACCGACGCCGCGCACTCCGCGCTCCTGCCCCTCGGCGACGCGCAGCTCAAGCTGGGCCAGCTCGACGACGCGCAGCGCAGCTACACCGAGTTCGTCTCCGGCGCGGGCGACGACACCGCCATGCGCTCGCTGGCCGAGCTGGGCCTGGCCAAGGTGGCCGAGGCGAAGAAGGACTACGCCGCCGCCGCGACCGCGTACGAGACCCTGCAGCGCGACGCGCCCCACTCGTTCCTCAAGGACCGCGCGGCGCTGGGCAAGGCGCGCATGCTGGAGCTGCAAGGCAAGAAGCAGGACGCCGCCAACGCCTACGCCGACGTGAAGGACGGCTTCGCCAACTCCGACGCCAGCCGCGAGGCCGGTGATCGCCTGGCCATGCTGGCCACCGAGGGCGTCAAGCCGCCGCCGCGCGCGGTGGCCGCCACGCCGGACGGCGGCGTGCCCTTCAACCCCATCCCGTCGAAGGCGGAGTAA
- a CDS encoding molecular chaperone DnaJ: MAKKKHEEKASGSQESGAPELTAAWAALDRGDVRTARRDAKAVLAGSASDGVKAEARDVLSRTGLELGIRLTLAGMLVAVIVIVIALASR, translated from the coding sequence ATGGCCAAGAAGAAGCACGAGGAAAAAGCCTCCGGTTCCCAGGAGAGCGGCGCGCCCGAGCTGACGGCCGCGTGGGCCGCGCTCGATCGGGGCGATGTGCGCACCGCCCGCCGCGACGCGAAGGCCGTACTGGCCGGAAGCGCGTCTGACGGCGTGAAGGCCGAGGCGCGCGACGTCCTGTCCCGCACGGGGCTCGAGCTCGGGATCCGGCTCACGCTGGCGGGCATGCTGGTCGCGGTGATCGTGATTGTCATCGCCCTGGCGAGCCGGTAG